CAATGGCGCTGATTGCCACTTCATCACCAGGGAAGAGTACTTTGGCTTCACCTTTCCAAATACCAGAGACAAACGGGGTGGCAAGGGAGGGGTTCACGGAGCCAGTGGTGTCACTCAGGGTAACAGGACCACTGAAGGCAGCGAGTACATTGTCTGAATAATCCTTGGCAGTAATGGTGATGATGAACGGGGTGTTCTCAGTTTGTGGCGAAGGGATGACATCAAAGATAAGCCTGCCGCCTTGCGGGGCTTGTACGGCCACGGTGGCCGTAGCGGTTTTGGATGTCGTCTGAAGGTTGGCATCTGTTTGGGTCACGGTAACATTGACGGAGCCGTTACCCGGGGTACCGCCAGCCGTAAGTTCTGTGGCGTTCACATTGTTGTAGGAAAGTGCCCCAATGTCTCCCGTGAGCGTCCACTGGAAGCTGGCATCGCTAATGATGCCGTTGTACTTGTCATACGCCAGGGCGGTTACAACCTGCTTTGTGCCAGCGGGCAGGGTGATGACACTTGGCACAATGTAGACACGGTCAAGGACGCCGGCGCCTTCGCGGCGGACAACATTTCCGTTGCCATCACCTACGCCTGTGCCGTTTCCGTTTCCATCTCCGTTGCCATTGCCAAAGCCATCGCCGTTTCCTTCACCGTCACCATCTCCATCGCCTGTACCATCGCCTGTACCGTTGCCTGCACCGTTACCGGTACCCACGTTTCCTTGGGTGCTGCTCTGTCCGCCACCGGCTTGGGTGGTGGATTGGTTTGTACCTTGGGTGCCGCTTTGGGAAACGGTTTGGGAAGTGCTTTGCGTGGAGCTCTGGGTCCCACTGGCGGTTGAAGACTGAGTAGAGGCTTGGGTGGAAGAACTGCTTGTAGCGGACTGATCGCCACTCTGGGAAGAGGAGCTGCTCGTAGCGGACTGATCGCTGCTTTGAGTGGTAGAGGCAGATGTCCCGCCACCACTTTCAGGACCACTCTGACTGGTGGACTGGTTCCCGCCTCCGCCACCCGCTACGTTGCCGTTACCAAAAGTCCCGTCACCCGACTGGTTGTTTTCAGAGGTACCACTTGTTTCATTGATGATCGTCACCGTGGCCTGTGCGCCAATGGAACCTACCTGGGCGCGGACGGTATTCACAAAGTTTCCGGAGGTCCCGCCGGCAGTGAATACGCCGTTAAGGTCAATGGACCCGCCGCCTGCCACCACGCTCCAAGTTGGGTTGGCGGTGCTTACTACATTGCTGTATGCATCGTAGGCAATCATGAAGAACTGCTGGGCGGAGCCTTTCGGGATAACGGTAATTACAGGGGATACGGTAATGCTGTTTACCGGTCCCGCCGTTGCGTTGGCGTAAAGGTTCAACTGTTGGCCGCTGGCCGTATTGAGCTTTGCGGTAACCGTGTACGTCCCTATCCTGGTGCCCAGGGTGAGGGAGGTACTGACCTGTCCCGCAAGGTTACTCGTGCCACTTGATACGCTTAGGGAGTGTGCAGTTGCTCCTGGAGGGTACGCAGCCAAGAGGAAGCTGACCCCTACATTGGGAATTGGGTTTCCGTAGAGGTCAATCACGCGCACGGTCAAAGAAGTGGGTAGGGTGTTCCCCACAACGCCAAACTGGTTGTTTCCGGAGACTAGGGCCAAGGCGGAAAAGCGGGTATCGGCTACAACCTGGAAGTCTGTAGACTGTGCACTTTGTGTGGAGTAGTACAGGGTAATCCGGTTGAGGTTGATGGCCTCCGTAATGGTAATAAGTCCCGTCCATACCCCGTTGCTGAAGGTGGTGCTGGTGGTGGGATTAATACTGCCGGACAGGTCGTTCAGGGTAACCTGGCCGTTAAAGTCCGTCACGATGTTGTTGCTACTCGTGAAGGCGCGGATAGTCAGGGAGAAGGGAACGCCCGCCACAATGGGACCTGCGGTGGCAAAGGAGTTATCGATAGCAAAGTGATCAACAGGCGTATCGGCATAGGCGGTTTGGATAACGCTCACCAAACCAAAGGCACATTCAAATGCCAAAAGAAGAAAGACCATCGCCAAGGCGATCGGACGTCGGAGACGTGCGAGGGGCCGGTTCAGTATTGCTCGCATATACATTCAGTATCGCATCGTGCCAACTGATAGGCAACAGAAAAGGGAGGCCGCGGTGGGCTTCCCTGTCACCGAGCGTTGCTACTCGGGAAGAATAGTGGCAGTGGCCAGCTTCTTGCGAGCGGCGAAAATACCCACAAAGCTTATTGCCAAGAAGGCAAGGCCCATGGAGCAGGCTTCAACAAGGTGAGACGGTGCTTGGAGTACTAAGGCCGTTCCTGTGGCGAGGGTAAGAGCCACCAGTGCGGAGCTGCCGGCAAGGTGGCGCTTGGTAGGTGAGACGTAGGTGAATGCCGTAGCGGCAAGGCTCAAGAGTGCGACCAGTACATGAATGAGGAGCATGGAAGAAAGTTAAAGGAGGGCGAAGTCCAAGATGATCATTATTGATAATACCATCATCACAATAAGGGAAAAACGAAAGACCTTGCGCGCCCAGCTAATATCGTCAAAAGCAGTAAAGCCTTGGAGGCATATGCCAACCCAGGCGAGATTCACCAACCCCACTACCACCAAGTAGGTGAAGCCGGTGTAGCCAAGGATGGTGAGGTATGCGGCAGATATGGTGTACGCAGTGGCGTAGAGGACCATGTGGATCTTTGTGTTCTGAATGCCAGACTTTATGGGGAGGACGGGAATGTCTGCGGCTTTGTAGTCTTTGAGCCGGTAAATGGCGATGGCAAAGAAGTGCGGCATTTGCCATAGGCAGAGCGTGACGAAGAGGATGAGTGCGCCTACGTCGATGCGGTTGGCCACGGCACAGTATCCTGCGACAGGAGGGATGGCCCCCGAAATGCTTCCAATAAGGGTGCCATATACTGTCCGTCGCTTGAGCAAGGTGTACACCACCACGTAGAAGAACCAGCCAAACAAACCTACTGCAGCAGTAAGGGTATTGGTGAAGAAGAAGAGGATAAGTGTGCCAAGTATGCCTAGGGTACTGGCAAAGATAAGGGCACTTTTCCCAGAAATGAGCCCCTTTACGAGAGCCCTATTTTTGGTCCGTGCCATTTTCTCGTCAATGTCACGGTCAAGATAGTTGTTGACCACGCAGGCAGAGGCGATGACAAGCGCCAGGCCCACAAGAAGGCCGAGAAAGAGGAGGGGGTGGAACCGCCCTTCGGATGCCAGTGCAAAACCGGCAATGGCCGCAATGCCATTGCCCATAATAATGCCGGGCTTAGTCAGGAGGTAGTACGTTTTAACCATGACTAGCGGGGGATCGCCTCATCGTTAAGGATATGACTTTCCACTTCCATGGGTGACATGTTGTAATCCAAATTTTTCATAATCCAGAGGGTGCCAAATACCAGGATCAGCACTACCAAGATGGTGAAGACAAAGACAACGAGGTTCCAACGGGGCTTGGAGTCCCTTCCTAGGTGGAGGAAGAACACGAGTTGGACGAAGAGCTGGACGAGGGCAAGTGTGACTACCGACCATACCAGGGCGGCTCCGTTAAGCATGTGGTTTGCCACAAAGAAGTAAGGGATAAGCGTGAGGATGATCGACAAGGCAAACCCTATGGAATACGACGTGAGGGTCCCGTGCCCTGCTTCGGTGTGAGGTGTTTTCTTCATGGCTACATTGCCCCCATTAGGTACACGATGGTGAAGATGAATATCCACACAATATCCAAAAAGTGCCAGAACAAACTGAATGCAAGGAATTTGCTGACAGACCGTGCGTTAAGGCCGCGCATGAGGGTTTCCACCATGAGGGCAATAATCCACAGGCAGCCTACTGTAATGTGGAGCCCGTGCGTACCAATGAGCGTAAAGAAGGATGAGAGGAAGGCGCTTCGCTGGTAACCGTTGCCTTCGCCAATGAGCTTATGGAACTCGGTGACTTCCATAGTGAGGAAGGAGAGGCCAAGGAGGAGGGTGACTGCTAACCAGGCCAGT
This region of Verrucomicrobiia bacterium genomic DNA includes:
- the cyoE gene encoding heme o synthase, which translates into the protein MVKTYYLLTKPGIIMGNGIAAIAGFALASEGRFHPLLFLGLLVGLALVIASACVVNNYLDRDIDEKMARTKNRALVKGLISGKSALIFASTLGILGTLILFFFTNTLTAAVGLFGWFFYVVVYTLLKRRTVYGTLIGSISGAIPPVAGYCAVANRIDVGALILFVTLCLWQMPHFFAIAIYRLKDYKAADIPVLPIKSGIQNTKIHMVLYATAYTISAAYLTILGYTGFTYLVVVGLVNLAWVGICLQGFTAFDDISWARKVFRFSLIVMMVLSIMIILDFALL
- the cyoD gene encoding cytochrome o ubiquinol oxidase subunit IV, whose product is MKKTPHTEAGHGTLTSYSIGFALSIILTLIPYFFVANHMLNGAALVWSVVTLALVQLFVQLVFFLHLGRDSKPRWNLVVFVFTILVVLILVFGTLWIMKNLDYNMSPMEVESHILNDEAIPR
- the cyoC gene encoding cytochrome o ubiquinol oxidase subunit III; its protein translation is MPTHTLIHPQHGGVSPESDAKTVFGFWVYLMTDLVLFATLFATYAVLRNNTYGGEAGHELFQLPFVLTETLILLTSSFTCGLAMLAHRTNNRQQTLAWLAVTLLLGLSFLTMEVTEFHKLIGEGNGYQRSAFLSSFFTLIGTHGLHITVGCLWIIALMVETLMRGLNARSVSKFLAFSLFWHFLDIVWIFIFTIVYLMGAM